The Leptospira bouyouniensis genome window below encodes:
- a CDS encoding AMP-dependent synthetase/ligase, with product MANNLAEVYKESAEKFGPRPAFWYKNAQKDYQALTYKQLYEDGIALAEALIDLGVKAREHVGVLADNRVEWIIADCAVLTAGAANVPRGSDITDSEIVYILNHSEAKVVFLENDKVYEKYKNNKSQVKSVKTVIIMDKDTKLKSGAGILHFYDLLENGRELRSKGKREAEKRMSGIKPDDLYTLIYTSGTTGMPKGVMLMHSNMIHQMHYVVPRVAKVTPDDRMLSILPVWHIFERVVEYFAIINGGSTYYTKVTELRNDIQKARPTFMASAPRVWESIYNGIYTRINDPKQTPPVRRFLFKVAYFFSKHYHASIRFLKGWEVDYEGRNILQSSVLAIVSIVKLLFTGPFTLTILSLIASQFLVPEESPLKTPLYVLAGLGVLFNSFTLDRIVLSKIRQATGGHLRATLSGGGALQKHVDAFFMDIGITVLEGYGMTETGPVISARTFDRPIMGSVGDIVPLSQVQIRDDAGNVLCHIDDKKNIIFGKLGVKGVVHLKGPQVMKGYYKNPETTKKTIVDDWMNTGDIGMINFKKTLTLTGRAKDTIVLLGGENVEPVPIENKIDESPYIKQSMVVGQDQKVLGAIIVPDFDALIPWAEENGISEKAPEKLIVHPKVVEFYKKEVRNFNSVKTGFKNFEQVQYVTLITKPFEVGDELTNLMKMKRHVITEKYKDRILELYKNS from the coding sequence ATGGCAAATAACCTAGCAGAAGTTTATAAGGAATCCGCAGAAAAATTTGGTCCAAGACCAGCATTTTGGTATAAAAATGCACAGAAGGATTACCAAGCCCTTACCTATAAACAACTTTACGAAGATGGTATCGCACTTGCAGAAGCCCTAATTGATTTAGGTGTGAAAGCAAGAGAACATGTCGGCGTTCTTGCTGACAACCGAGTGGAGTGGATCATTGCCGATTGTGCCGTGTTAACTGCTGGAGCAGCCAACGTTCCTCGTGGTTCGGACATCACTGATTCGGAAATCGTATACATTTTAAATCACTCAGAAGCCAAAGTTGTTTTTTTAGAAAACGATAAGGTATACGAAAAATACAAAAATAACAAGTCACAAGTGAAATCGGTAAAAACCGTCATCATTATGGACAAAGACACCAAATTAAAGTCAGGTGCTGGAATTTTACACTTTTACGATCTTTTGGAAAACGGAAGGGAACTTCGCTCCAAAGGGAAACGTGAAGCGGAAAAACGGATGTCTGGAATCAAACCAGATGATTTGTATACGCTCATTTACACTTCAGGAACCACTGGTATGCCAAAAGGTGTGATGCTCATGCATTCCAACATGATCCACCAAATGCATTATGTAGTCCCTCGGGTTGCAAAAGTAACACCTGACGACCGTATGTTGTCTATCCTTCCTGTTTGGCATATCTTTGAACGTGTAGTGGAATACTTTGCCATCATCAATGGTGGTTCCACATATTACACAAAGGTTACCGAACTTCGTAACGACATCCAAAAAGCAAGACCTACTTTTATGGCTTCTGCACCTCGGGTTTGGGAAAGCATTTATAATGGGATTTACACCCGTATCAATGACCCAAAACAAACCCCTCCAGTCAGAAGGTTTTTGTTTAAAGTGGCTTACTTTTTCTCAAAACACTACCATGCATCGATTCGATTTCTTAAAGGTTGGGAAGTGGATTACGAAGGACGTAATATTTTACAGTCCTCGGTATTGGCTATTGTATCGATCGTAAAATTGTTGTTCACAGGTCCTTTCACTCTTACGATCCTTTCTCTCATTGCCTCACAGTTTTTGGTACCTGAGGAGAGTCCATTGAAAACACCTTTATATGTCCTTGCGGGACTTGGTGTTTTGTTTAATAGTTTTACTCTTGATCGTATTGTCCTTTCCAAAATTAGACAAGCAACTGGAGGTCATTTGCGCGCTACATTGTCTGGCGGTGGTGCCTTACAAAAACACGTAGATGCATTCTTTATGGACATTGGAATCACAGTACTCGAAGGTTATGGTATGACAGAAACTGGACCTGTGATTTCTGCTCGGACTTTTGATCGCCCGATCATGGGTTCTGTGGGTGATATCGTTCCGCTCAGCCAAGTCCAAATCCGGGATGATGCAGGGAATGTTCTTTGTCATATTGACGACAAAAAGAATATCATCTTTGGAAAGTTAGGTGTCAAAGGTGTGGTTCATTTAAAAGGACCTCAAGTGATGAAAGGGTATTACAAAAATCCAGAAACTACGAAAAAAACTATCGTAGATGATTGGATGAACACTGGTGATATCGGGATGATTAACTTCAAAAAGACTCTGACACTCACGGGTCGTGCGAAGGATACAATTGTATTACTCGGTGGTGAAAACGTAGAACCTGTACCAATCGAAAACAAAATTGATGAATCACCTTACATCAAACAATCGATGGTAGTTGGACAAGATCAAAAGGTTCTAGGTGCCATCATTGTTCCTGACTTTGATGCACTTATCCCTTGGGCTGAAGAAAATGGGATCTCAGAAAAAGCTCCTGAGAAACTCATTGTCCATCCAAAGGTAGTGGAATTCTATAAAAAGGAAGTTCGTAATTTTAACAGTGTTAAAACTGGATTCAAAAACTTCGAACAAGTGCAGTATGTGACTCTCATCACAAAACCATTTGAAGTTGGGGACGAACTCACGAACCTTATGAAGATGAAACGCCACGTGATCACTGAAAAATACAAAGACAGAATTTTGGAGCTCTACAAAAACAGTTAA
- a CDS encoding enoyl-CoA hydratase/isomerase family protein, translating to MTPFAEIFHGDRILEIKMQSNEKNTFDFEAFVLFQQILNKHANNPNLRVLLFTSAQTQFFSNGIEPTLMYGKMESDVRRSVEQLLRTAQTYFHFPVPTIAVINGHCMAAGAVFALFSDYRYMVDKGGRIGFSEAIVGLNFPSIPTIVLQDLVGVKATRDLLFTGKQIKGPEAKDIGLVDELYSADDLYPEAMKFAESLSKLTYNSSRGMKTALREPYRAQMESLFQLDADHFTKVILSPDGQEGFLSLIEKRRPKFST from the coding sequence ATGACTCCTTTTGCAGAGATCTTTCATGGAGACCGCATCTTGGAAATCAAGATGCAGTCGAATGAAAAAAACACATTTGATTTTGAAGCATTTGTATTATTCCAACAAATTTTAAACAAACACGCAAATAATCCAAATTTGCGTGTTTTGCTTTTTACCTCCGCACAAACTCAGTTTTTTTCCAATGGGATTGAACCCACTCTCATGTATGGAAAAATGGAATCGGATGTTAGGCGTTCTGTAGAACAATTGTTACGAACAGCGCAGACGTATTTCCACTTTCCTGTTCCTACGATTGCAGTGATCAATGGACATTGTATGGCGGCAGGGGCAGTGTTTGCTCTCTTTTCCGATTACCGTTATATGGTGGACAAAGGGGGAAGGATTGGTTTCTCCGAAGCAATTGTGGGACTAAACTTTCCTTCCATCCCTACAATCGTATTGCAAGACTTAGTTGGTGTGAAAGCAACAAGGGATTTACTTTTTACTGGTAAACAAATCAAAGGTCCTGAGGCAAAAGATATTGGTCTTGTCGATGAGCTCTATAGTGCGGATGATTTATATCCAGAAGCGATGAAATTTGCCGAATCGCTTTCCAAGCTTACTTATAACTCGAGCCGTGGAATGAAAACTGCGTTACGTGAACCGTACCGCGCCCAAATGGAATCCTTATTCCAGTTAGATGCTGACCATTTTACCAAGGTGATCTTATCTCCTGATGGGCAAGAAGGGTTTTTGTCTCTCATAGAAAAACGTAGACCAAAGTTTTCCACATGA
- a CDS encoding arsenosugar biosynthesis-associated peroxidase-like protein — MAENHYYNAKDLGKFGEIGRTNPALADKFFGYYNAVMAEGALTEREKALIALAVAHALKCPYCIDAYTTTSLQKGADEAQMNEAVHVAAAMAAGINLVHSVQMQNKIDELSF, encoded by the coding sequence ATGGCAGAAAATCATTATTATAATGCAAAAGACTTAGGAAAATTTGGAGAGATTGGTCGCACGAATCCCGCTCTTGCTGATAAATTTTTTGGATACTACAATGCAGTGATGGCAGAAGGAGCCTTAACGGAAAGAGAAAAGGCACTCATTGCGCTTGCAGTGGCCCATGCACTAAAATGCCCATATTGTATTGATGCCTACACGACCACTTCACTTCAAAAAGGTGCTGATGAAGCACAAATGAATGAAGCAGTACATGTTGCAGCAGCGATGGCGGCTGGCATTAATTTGGTACACAGCGTCCAAATGCAAAACAAAATAGACGAACTTTCATTTTAA
- the arsS gene encoding arsenosugar biosynthesis radical SAM (seleno)protein ArsS (Some members of this family are selenoproteins.): MDLTEQHSTLQGYSGKHFFETVGKPIQARSIKVFQINVGRWCNQACRHCHVDASPIRTEMMDEKTAKLCIELISKIPEIETVDITGGAPEGNANFKYIVTEARRLGKRVIDRCNLTILEEPGFEWLYDFLKDNQVEIVSSLPSVLENVTDNQRGKGVYQKSITALKKLNAIGYGTSLPIHLVYNPNGLFLSSGQTQLEKEYKEHLFKKYGIVFNQLFCINNLPINRFLGSLVRGGKFEMYMETLVNAYNPATVNGLMCLDQISVGFDGSVYDCDFNQMLELKSKAVNHIQDFDLPAFLGREIVVANHCYGCTAGAGSSCGGEIV; this comes from the coding sequence ATGGATTTAACCGAACAACATTCCACCTTGCAAGGATATAGTGGAAAACATTTTTTTGAAACCGTCGGAAAACCCATCCAGGCGCGTTCCATCAAAGTGTTCCAGATCAATGTTGGCAGATGGTGTAACCAAGCTTGCCGGCATTGCCATGTGGATGCGTCTCCTATTCGAACTGAGATGATGGACGAAAAAACTGCAAAACTTTGTATCGAACTCATATCTAAAATTCCAGAAATTGAAACGGTAGATATCACAGGTGGAGCACCGGAAGGAAATGCAAATTTCAAATACATTGTAACGGAAGCTAGGCGACTAGGCAAACGAGTCATAGATCGCTGTAACCTTACCATTTTGGAAGAACCAGGTTTTGAATGGCTGTATGACTTTTTAAAAGATAACCAAGTGGAAATTGTCTCTTCCTTACCTTCTGTTTTGGAAAATGTAACTGACAACCAACGGGGAAAAGGTGTTTACCAAAAGTCCATCACCGCCTTAAAAAAGTTAAATGCAATTGGTTATGGAACATCACTTCCGATCCATTTGGTTTATAATCCCAATGGGCTATTTTTAAGTTCAGGGCAAACCCAGTTAGAAAAAGAATACAAAGAACATTTATTTAAAAAATATGGAATTGTGTTTAACCAGTTGTTTTGTATCAACAACCTTCCTATCAATCGATTTTTAGGATCTCTTGTTCGCGGTGGAAAATTTGAAATGTATATGGAAACATTGGTGAATGCCTACAATCCTGCAACAGTGAACGGTCTCATGTGTTTAGACCAAATTTCAGTAGGATTTGATGGATCCGTATATGATTGTGATTTTAACCAAATGTTGGAATTAAAATCAAAAGCTGTGAATCACATACAAGATTTCGATTTGCCTGCATTCCTTGGACGAGAAATCGTTGTAGCAAACCATTGTTATGGATGTACTGCTGGTGCGGGTTCTAGTTGTGGTGGGGAGATTGTTTAG
- the map gene encoding type I methionyl aminopeptidase, with translation MSIQNEKDLQGILKAGKFVAKVRELLKLLAKPGVSTLELDMAAKQEFEAAGAISAPKFDYKFPGFTCISTNFEIAHGIPKKEMILKEGDLVNVDVSAKLDGYYADTGISFIVGNANPTLQKLCDTAIEGTMRATKQAFTGNYLRHLGKEIHSAAKENGFTVIKNLAGHGTGKKLHEEPQVLVYEDKRDHRKLNQGLVLAIESFISTGSQTAYEESDGWTLVAGNRQGHLSYVAQCEHTVIVQNGKPIITTL, from the coding sequence ATGTCAATTCAAAATGAAAAAGACCTACAGGGGATTTTAAAAGCAGGTAAGTTTGTTGCTAAGGTCCGAGAGTTATTAAAACTTTTGGCAAAACCTGGTGTTTCAACATTAGAACTTGATATGGCCGCAAAACAAGAGTTTGAAGCTGCAGGTGCAATTTCTGCTCCCAAATTTGATTATAAATTCCCCGGATTTACCTGTATTAGTACCAATTTTGAAATTGCTCATGGAATTCCCAAAAAAGAAATGATTCTAAAGGAAGGGGATTTGGTCAATGTGGATGTTTCTGCAAAGTTAGATGGTTATTATGCGGACACAGGAATTTCATTCATTGTCGGTAACGCAAACCCAACACTTCAAAAACTTTGTGATACAGCAATCGAAGGTACAATGCGTGCCACAAAACAAGCGTTTACTGGAAATTATCTTCGCCACCTAGGAAAAGAAATCCATTCGGCCGCAAAAGAAAATGGATTCACTGTCATCAAAAACTTGGCAGGTCATGGCACAGGCAAAAAACTCCATGAAGAACCACAAGTTTTAGTATATGAAGACAAACGCGACCATAGAAAACTAAACCAAGGCCTTGTCCTTGCGATTGAATCTTTTATTTCCACTGGGAGCCAAACTGCATACGAAGAATCCGATGGATGGACTTTAGTCGCTGGGAACCGACAAGGGCATTTAAGTTACGTGGCACAATGCGAACACACAGTCATCGTGCAAAATGGTAAACCCATTATCACCACCTTGTAA
- a CDS encoding alpha/beta fold hydrolase: MFPLEIIESGASPNEARGILILWPSTGGNARSFRIRDSELLRDGLRLIRFNPPSHGNSGGTYDPKTAITLLDEYLKGKNYLKKPLYGIGHSGGGAALLMYAQKTPFRKLFLLSPILDSVLSLKYLYESDSIEEFSRLLLLPNLSDSESPNKQILESLATPDWLVSGEVDHLSFPVKNVRIQVDSLATFLRNLFLPGFQVEFGVNEKRTDVTIFLPAEDKWFPKKQTVDFAKRNQFRFLEIPEAPDHFFSHSWLSVWKEIKSIDWD; this comes from the coding sequence ATGTTTCCATTAGAAATCATCGAATCTGGTGCATCTCCCAACGAAGCAAGAGGGATACTTATCCTTTGGCCGAGTACAGGTGGGAATGCGAGATCCTTTCGAATCCGAGATTCAGAGCTTCTTCGTGATGGGTTAAGGTTAATTCGTTTTAATCCACCTTCTCACGGGAATTCAGGTGGAACCTATGATCCAAAAACCGCCATCACTTTGTTAGATGAGTATCTAAAAGGAAAAAACTATTTAAAAAAACCTTTGTATGGGATTGGACATAGTGGGGGAGGGGCAGCGCTTCTTATGTATGCCCAAAAAACTCCCTTTCGAAAATTATTTTTACTTTCTCCAATACTTGATAGTGTTTTAAGTTTAAAGTATTTGTATGAATCGGATTCCATTGAGGAATTCAGTCGTTTGCTCCTTCTGCCGAATTTATCTGATAGTGAATCTCCCAACAAACAGATATTAGAGTCATTAGCAACTCCTGATTGGTTGGTATCTGGGGAAGTGGATCACCTTTCGTTTCCTGTGAAAAATGTTAGGATCCAAGTGGATTCACTTGCAACCTTTTTACGAAATTTATTTTTACCAGGTTTCCAAGTAGAATTTGGTGTGAATGAAAAACGAACAGATGTTACAATATTTCTTCCCGCAGAAGACAAATGGTTTCCTAAAAAACAAACTGTCGATTTTGCAAAACGGAACCAATTTCGATTTTTAGAAATCCCAGAAGCCCCCGACCATTTTTTCTCCCATAGTTGGCTTAGTGTTTGGAAAGAGATAAAATCCATCGATTGGGACTAG
- a CDS encoding MAPEG family protein, which yields MEPIYLALILFTLWTLALGVTLTTYRSVQVLLGKKKSNEFPAGIQHGSDFNWRLNRAHLNSLENLPLFVAVVFLTVSLGKVDTFVNQVGFVILGARVLQSLTHLIATNVLAVNIRFTFYMIQIVTYIILLVRLV from the coding sequence GTGGAACCCATCTATTTAGCTTTGATTCTATTCACTCTTTGGACACTCGCTCTTGGTGTCACATTGACAACCTACAGAAGTGTACAGGTGTTACTTGGTAAAAAAAAATCCAATGAATTCCCAGCAGGTATCCAACATGGAAGTGATTTCAATTGGAGGCTCAACCGTGCCCACCTCAATAGTTTAGAGAACTTACCACTATTTGTAGCAGTGGTTTTTTTGACGGTGAGTTTGGGAAAGGTAGATACATTTGTTAATCAAGTGGGGTTTGTGATTTTGGGAGCAAGGGTTTTGCAATCCCTTACTCATTTGATTGCAACGAATGTATTAGCAGTAAACATTCGATTCACTTTTTACATGATTCAAATTGTGACTTATATCATACTTCTCGTCCGATTGGTTTAG
- a CDS encoding NAD(P)H-dependent glycerol-3-phosphate dehydrogenase, whose product MKIGIIGAGSFGTALGSILADKGYDVTLWTRSEEQARSINENHMNSKHMPDLVLPEKLRANTDLIQVVKDKDMIVSAPPSHALSGILKEIKDHIPPKVPIVSASKGIENESLRLVSEIFESELPGQYHSQLSYLSGPSFAKEMVKRVPTIVSIASKNEATAKRVQEIFSFTYFRTYWTPDVVGVEVGGALKNVIAIAAGVADGLGFGQNTRAALITRGLNEITRMGIKMGADPMTFLGPSGMGDLVLTCCGEASRNRTVGFRLGKGETLKEILTSMNEVAEGVKTTLSTKNLADKLGVEMAITQEVYRMLYEDKDPKEVVKALMSRDLKREGV is encoded by the coding sequence ATGAAGATTGGAATCATTGGTGCTGGAAGTTTTGGCACTGCACTAGGTAGTATTTTAGCAGACAAGGGTTATGATGTCACCCTTTGGACAAGGAGCGAAGAACAAGCTCGTTCGATCAACGAAAATCATATGAATTCCAAACATATGCCAGATTTGGTTCTTCCTGAAAAACTGAGAGCAAACACAGACCTGATCCAAGTGGTGAAAGACAAAGACATGATTGTTTCGGCTCCTCCGAGCCACGCACTCTCAGGCATCTTAAAGGAAATTAAAGACCATATCCCACCCAAAGTTCCGATCGTTTCCGCTTCCAAAGGGATCGAAAACGAAAGCCTTCGCCTTGTTTCTGAAATTTTTGAATCGGAGCTACCTGGCCAATACCATTCCCAACTTTCTTATCTTTCCGGACCTAGTTTTGCCAAAGAGATGGTAAAACGAGTTCCTACCATCGTTTCCATCGCTTCGAAAAACGAAGCTACCGCCAAACGAGTGCAAGAGATCTTTAGCTTTACCTATTTCCGAACCTACTGGACTCCCGATGTGGTTGGCGTGGAAGTGGGTGGTGCTTTAAAGAATGTGATTGCGATTGCTGCAGGAGTTGCCGATGGTCTTGGGTTTGGACAAAATACCAGAGCTGCACTCATCACACGTGGGTTAAATGAAATCACAAGGATGGGAATCAAAATGGGTGCTGATCCCATGACTTTCCTTGGTCCATCAGGGATGGGGGACTTGGTACTCACTTGTTGCGGGGAAGCATCGAGAAACAGAACGGTTGGGTTTCGATTGGGCAAAGGGGAAACGTTAAAGGAAATTTTAACTTCCATGAACGAAGTAGCGGAAGGTGTAAAAACCACTTTATCCACAAAAAACCTAGCAGATAAATTGGGAGTGGAGATGGCTATCACACAAGAAGTATATCGTATGTTATACGAAGATAAAGATCCGAAAGAAGTGGTCAAAGCTCTGATGAGCCGTGACCTCAAAAGGGAAGGTGTCTAA
- a CDS encoding metallophosphoesterase family protein, protein MKIIYLTDIHDGLHGLKRILQTTEADLYLFSGDIIYKAFFSFDRIIDFCGVQEELYYLLTERKDDSTPFDFTTHAIRFPEKYSTAIVEKSQKYRDLYKLAAKTMKEKYEIIEKLILKYAKSPVYCLPGNYDLDLQYTELYQREVHRKSFEFQNIKVSGYGGAPIWTSGIPEKLTVVFHEYTKNGKNYSEPEDFFREELPDICWIHNPAYGYFDTIPGVGKCGSQGIRRYLDDESPSLVVSGHVHEDQGIKKTKNTVFINPSNFGAVDSLHGFQEGGYYAEILMEGKDVVQSNLCQLRGEDWHRLIEVDCSEKHLKLISQNPISTVSSEDYIRGN, encoded by the coding sequence ATGAAAATCATTTATCTAACGGATATCCATGATGGACTTCATGGTCTGAAACGAATCCTACAAACTACAGAAGCAGACTTGTATCTTTTTTCTGGAGATATCATATACAAAGCTTTTTTTTCCTTTGATCGGATCATTGATTTTTGTGGTGTCCAAGAGGAATTGTATTATTTATTAACGGAAAGAAAAGATGACTCAACTCCGTTTGACTTTACAACACATGCCATTCGTTTTCCTGAAAAATATTCTACCGCGATCGTAGAAAAATCTCAAAAATACAGAGACTTGTACAAGTTAGCTGCCAAAACGATGAAGGAAAAATATGAAATCATCGAAAAACTAATTCTTAAGTATGCAAAGTCACCTGTGTATTGTTTACCGGGTAATTATGATTTAGATTTGCAATACACCGAACTTTACCAACGAGAAGTGCATCGTAAAAGTTTTGAATTTCAAAATATTAAAGTATCTGGGTATGGTGGTGCTCCGATTTGGACTTCAGGCATTCCCGAAAAACTCACCGTCGTTTTTCACGAATATACTAAAAATGGAAAAAACTATAGTGAACCAGAAGATTTTTTCCGAGAGGAACTGCCTGATATCTGCTGGATTCACAATCCTGCTTATGGTTATTTTGATACCATCCCTGGAGTTGGAAAATGTGGAAGTCAAGGGATCAGAAGGTATTTAGATGATGAATCTCCATCTCTTGTCGTTTCAGGACATGTCCATGAAGACCAAGGCATTAAAAAAACAAAAAATACTGTTTTTATCAATCCATCTAACTTTGGTGCGGTGGATTCATTACATGGTTTCCAAGAAGGTGGATATTACGCTGAAATACTTATGGAAGGAAAAGATGTAGTCCAATCAAATCTTTGCCAACTACGTGGAGAAGATTGGCATAGATTGATAGAAGTAGATTGTTCTGAAAAACATTTAAAACTCATTTCTCAAAATCCGATTTCAACAGTGAGTTCCGAAGATTATATCCGAGGGAATTAA
- the recG gene encoding ATP-dependent DNA helicase RecG: protein MKPMFDLTQSLSNLKGIGPKRKTILLDHGITTFYELLTYFPRRYLDRNFTKDIILKQGDVVTLLGTIVDSYIVHGKKSRLLVGFRTLNNERINLVFFRGVNFFHKLFAIDKKVVVSGKLEYFRGYQILHPEYEFLSDKDDPEDSIHAGRIIPLYPSTEALKEEGLDSKGLRKLIHQVLEGGEISENLPSKFIKKRKLLGRDEAFRNIHFPDTMETVQIARKRFAYEEFFYFQRLLLYKQRERQKVKRLLWPLPLSPSRTNLEKNLPFELTDDQKSAVTTILSKTNTDSPSAFLLQGDVGSGKTITALLVGLHYIDNHIQVVFLAPTEILARQHYQTIYKFMGNMPFLGIELLLGGENKKIRAEKLARIKTGESNIIIGTHSLLQEDVIFSDLGLVVIDEQHKFGVDQRETIRAKGKNPDILAMTATPIPRTLCLTLYGDLTLVNIKTKPKGRKPIDTRWYKEDRRAGVYNSIRKYVSTGRQCYIVYPLVEESEKVDLESCTVAYENLRTTVFPDLKIGLLHGKMKSAEKDTVMEKFKSGEIQILVTTTVVEVGVDVPNATILVVEHAERFGISQLHQLRGRVGRSDLESFCILMTGDNISEEGRDRIEALVSSNDGYFLAEKDLAIRGPGELLGVKQSGLPEFKIADLVVDRDLLEEAKEDAASIPLDDPMEVSELRTRFSEGKFLFAN, encoded by the coding sequence ATGAAACCTATGTTTGATTTAACTCAAAGTTTATCAAATCTAAAAGGGATTGGCCCGAAACGAAAAACTATTTTACTCGATCATGGAATCACAACATTTTATGAATTGTTAACGTATTTTCCAAGACGATATTTAGATCGAAATTTTACAAAAGATATCATTTTAAAACAAGGTGACGTGGTCACATTACTCGGGACTATCGTTGATAGTTATATTGTTCATGGAAAAAAAAGTCGATTACTTGTTGGGTTTCGAACCTTAAACAATGAAAGGATCAATTTAGTTTTCTTTCGTGGAGTCAATTTTTTTCATAAATTGTTTGCTATCGATAAAAAGGTGGTGGTGTCAGGAAAATTAGAATACTTCCGAGGATACCAAATCCTTCATCCCGAATATGAATTTTTATCCGATAAGGATGACCCTGAAGACTCCATTCACGCAGGAAGGATTATTCCGTTATACCCTTCGACTGAAGCATTAAAGGAAGAAGGACTTGATTCTAAAGGATTACGTAAACTCATCCACCAAGTTTTGGAAGGCGGCGAAATAAGTGAAAACTTACCTTCCAAATTCATCAAAAAACGTAAGTTACTTGGTCGAGATGAAGCATTTCGTAACATCCATTTCCCTGATACGATGGAAACCGTACAAATTGCACGAAAAAGGTTTGCCTACGAAGAGTTTTTTTATTTTCAGCGGTTATTATTGTACAAACAACGAGAAAGGCAAAAAGTAAAACGTTTGTTATGGCCTCTTCCTCTGTCACCTTCACGTACCAATTTGGAAAAAAATCTTCCATTTGAACTGACGGATGACCAAAAATCAGCCGTAACAACCATCCTCTCTAAAACCAATACCGATTCTCCTTCTGCATTTTTATTACAAGGGGATGTTGGATCAGGAAAAACCATCACAGCACTCCTTGTTGGATTACACTATATCGACAACCACATCCAAGTAGTTTTTTTGGCACCAACGGAAATCTTAGCCAGACAACATTACCAAACCATTTATAAGTTTATGGGCAATATGCCCTTTCTTGGAATTGAATTATTATTAGGTGGTGAAAACAAGAAGATCCGGGCTGAAAAGTTAGCGAGAATCAAAACGGGCGAATCAAATATCATCATTGGCACCCATTCCTTATTACAAGAAGATGTGATTTTTTCTGATTTGGGTCTCGTTGTGATTGATGAACAACATAAATTTGGCGTGGACCAAAGGGAAACAATTCGAGCCAAAGGTAAAAATCCAGACATCTTGGCAATGACCGCCACACCTATCCCACGCACACTTTGTCTTACTTTATACGGGGATTTGACTCTCGTAAATATCAAAACAAAACCAAAAGGTCGTAAACCCATAGATACTCGTTGGTACAAAGAAGACAGAAGGGCAGGAGTTTACAACTCGATACGAAAATATGTTAGTACTGGAAGGCAATGTTACATTGTGTACCCACTCGTTGAAGAATCCGAAAAGGTTGATTTAGAATCTTGTACCGTCGCATACGAGAATTTACGAACAACCGTATTTCCTGATTTGAAAATTGGATTATTGCATGGAAAAATGAAAAGTGCCGAAAAAGATACCGTGATGGAAAAATTCAAATCAGGAGAGATCCAAATCCTTGTCACAACGACAGTTGTGGAGGTGGGTGTCGATGTACCCAATGCAACTATTTTAGTTGTGGAACATGCAGAACGTTTTGGTATCTCCCAATTACACCAGTTACGTGGTCGCGTAGGAAGAAGTGACTTAGAAAGTTTTTGTATCCTCATGACTGGAGATAATATTAGTGAAGAAGGGCGGGACAGAATTGAAGCACTTGTTTCGTCAAATGATGGATATTTTTTAGCCGAAAAAGATCTCGCCATTCGTGGTCCAGGTGAACTCTTAGGAGTCAAACAAAGTGGATTGCCAGAGTTTAAAATTGCCGATTTGGTTGTGGATCGTGATCTTTTAGAAGAAGCCAAGGAAGACGCAGCGTCCATTCCATTGGATGATCCTATGGAAGTTTCGGAGTTGAGGACTCGATTTAGTGAAGGCAAATTTTTATTTGCGAATTAA